ATGCACTACAAGAGATGTTAGAGGCAGAATTAGAGGTAGAATTAGGATATGTAAAAGGAGATAAAAAGAACAAAAATACAGATAATCGTAGAAATGGTACTACGAAAAAGACTGTAAGCACTCGTTTTGGAGAAATTG
This portion of the Tepidimicrobium xylanilyticum genome encodes:
- a CDS encoding transposase, with product MATLPKEVLRNMIVDGDLKTVNDLHTYLKEMFKDALQEMLEAELEVELGYVKGDKKNKNTDNRRNGTTKKTVSTRFGEI